The Kineococcus rhizosphaerae DNA window CCCTGCGGACCCGCTCACTGTTGGTGCTGATGCCGCTGCGCTTCCCCGACGCCGTCGCCGACGTGCAAGCCGCTGCAGCGGCCGGACGCGCTCACCGTTCGGTGCTGTCCAGCGGACTGGCCATGACCGTCTCCGACCCCACCGTCGAGGGCGATCCGCTGGTGTGGGTCTCGCCCACCTTCACCCAGCTCACCGGCTACACCCCGACCGAGGCCGTCGGTCGTGAGCTGCTGTTCTGGACCGGACCCGACACCGACGCGCACGTCCTGGCCCGGCTGCGGGACGGACTGCGCCCGACGTCACCTGCGGCACCACCGCTGGAGGTGACAGCCGACGAGACGGTCAGCGAGACGGTGCTGGCCTACCGCCACGACGGGTCGGCGTTCTACAACCACCTGACCATCTCCCCCGTCCTGGACGACGACGGTGCCACCACCCACCGCGTCAGCGTGCACAGCGACGTCACCGCCCAGGTCCTCGCCGCCCGAGAGCGCGACCGCGAACGTCGAGCCGCCCGTGAGCAGGTCGAATCCGCCCGCCAGGCCCAAGCCGCAGCGGAGGACGCGGGCCGCTTCGGGCACCTGCTGCTGACCTTGTCCGAGGCGTTGACCGCCACCACCACGGTGGCCGAAGTCGCCGCCACGATCGCCGAGGTCGTCGTCGTCGAGCTCGGTGCCGCCGGCAGTGGTCTGCTCCTGGCCGACCCCGCCCGCACCCGGCTGGACTTCGTGACCCTGAACGACATGCCCGCCGGTACTGACACGGCGTGGTCGCGCATCAGCTGGAACGAGGACGCACCGCTGGCCCTCGCGGTACGGCAGCGGCACCCGGTGTTCTACCGCGACGACGCCGCGCTGCGAGCAGCGCATCCCGCGATCGTTGCTCACGCCGAGGTCCCGGCCATGGGGGCCAGCGCGAACCTGCCGTTGGTCAGTGCCGGAGAGGTCATCGGGGCGGTGTTCCTGTTCTGGGACCGGCCCCAGGACCTCAACGCCCAGCAGCAGGCGGCGCTGCAGGCGCTGGCCCGCTACACCGCCCAGGCCGTGCAACGTGCGGTGCTGGCCGCTGAGCGGCGCACCGCCGCCGAGGTGCTGCAGCGGTCGCTGCTGACGCGGCTGCCCGAACCGGACCACCTGGAGCTGCGGTCCCGCTACGTCCCCGCTTCCGCCGGGGAGCACGTGGGTGGGGACTGGTACGACGCCGTCCTGCAGCCGGACGGGGCCACGATGCTGGTCATCGGTGACGTCACCGGTCACGACATGGCCGCCGCCGCGCACATGGGTCAGATGCGCGGGCTGCTGCGGGCCTTCGCTTACGACCGCAACGAACCGCCCACCCAGGTCGTGACCCGCTTGGACCGGACTCTGGCGGGTCTGGGCATCGAGGGGCTGGCCACGCTCATCGTGGCCCGGATCGAGCAGGTTCCCGCCGACACCGCGCAAGCCGGTGCCGCCGGCGGGGCGGGCGTGCGGCGGTTGCGGTGGACCAACGCCGGGCACCCGCCGCCGCTGCTGCTGCTGGCCGACGGGTCCACGCAGGTGCTCACCAGCGAACCGGAGATCCTCATCGGGTTGCTGCCCGACGCGGTACGCAGCGACCACCTCGTCGCGCTGCCGCCGGCATCGACGTTGCTGCTGTACACCGACGGCCTCATCGAGCACCGCGGCCGCAGCCTCGAGGACGGCGTCAACGACCTGCGGCGGGTACTGAGCGCGTGCCGGGACCACACGGTGCAGGAACTGCTGGACCGCGTCGTGGTCGAGCTGGTCGGGGACTCACCGGAGGACGACTGCGCGATCCTGGCCGTGCGGGCCCACCCGGAGGACCGTCCCCGCCCGGTCGAGGCCGGACCACCCGGGCTGACCTGAGTCGCCAGCCCCGAACCAGGGTACGACGATCGTCACCGCTGGACCGTCACCGCTGGGCCGCACAGCGGCCCCTGCTGCTCGATCGTCCCAGCGAGCTGTGGTCCGACCGCTGCCTGTTCGAAGCGGGCGGGTCAGTGTCGCGGCCTCGCACCGCGATGTCGGTCCACCGTTCCAACGTCTCGGTGCGATCGCCGCTGCTGTCACAGGAGTCGAGGGTCGGCGGTGATGTGCCCGATGTGCACGTGGGAGTGGACGCGCTCACCAGCCGGAGCCAGCGCGCCCAGCAGCTGCCGCAAGCAGGCGTGCGCAGCAGTGTGCACCTGCCCGGCCAGCCTCAGCAGGGGCCGACCGTACCCGGCGACGATCTCGATGGTCACCTCGCGCAGTTCCTCGCCGTCCCCGGTCACACACGTGATGGTGTCCGGTGCGGCGAAGGGTACGGCCTCGACGGCTCGGCGCAGCTGATCGACGACCACGGCTGACGACACGAAGAAGTCGCCCAATTCGTGCCGACCGCGGACCGGAGCCGAGGGACGGAAGGTACGCAACGCCCGAGCCAGAACGTTCTCGCGCATCGCCACCCAACCGGCGTCGGTGTGCAGACGCAGCAGCTGAGCGGCGCGCGAAGCGCGCTCTGCTCCACTGGGCCCTGCCACCAGCACCGAGACGGTCCGCTCGCTCATCCAGTGCCCCTCACTCCCGCATCCGCCGTCCACGGGTACCGCTCGACGCCATGGGTCCTGCCTGATCCGCCGGACCTCGGCACTGCCGTGAGCCGACTCGTGCCTGTGCTCCACCTGATCCTCATCGGCTGCGCCGAAGAGTTTTCCTGGACTCGACTCGTGCTACGCCCGAGCGGTCCAGAGCCCCACCGGTCAGCGCCACGTCTGCATCGCGGCGGCGACGGTGGTGCGGGCTCGTTCCAACAGTCCCCGCACGGTGCTGATGGGCTCGTTCACGACGATCCCGATCTCGGAATAGGACAACCCCTCCACTTCGCGCAGCAGCCACACGCTGCGCTGACGTTCAGGCAACAACGCCAGAGCCCCGCCCAACGCCGCGAGCAAGCCCTCCTCGATGTTCTCAGCCTCCGGCCCGGAGTGCCCGTCGCGGATGTCGCCGCCGACCGTCTCCAACGAGACCACCGGTCGTCGTCCGGCGGAGTCGGCGCTGGAGTACGAGCTCGTCCTCCCAGGCACGCCCGACGTGATCGGCCCCACCGCTGGGGGACGGCTACCTGGAGCAGGAGAGGCCAGGACCCGGGAGTCCTGCGTCGCGCTCTCGGAGGCACCCCCCGCCGCGCTGGGCGCAGCGGTCGAGCCTGGCGCACCGGCGGGGCCCTGGGTCGTGGCGTCGTCGCTCACGGCCGCACCGTGGTGATCACCGGCACGTGCAGGAGCAGCGGCGCCGGGTCGATCGGCGGTGGCGGTGCTGGCGCCGACGGTCTTCAGGACCTGCCGACGGGCCAGGACGTAGAGCCACGTGCGGAAGGTGGCTTCCTGGCGAAAAGAGGTGATGGCCCGCCACGCGGAGATGATCACTTCCTGAGTGCAGTCGTCGGCGTCGGCACTGTTGTGCACCAGCCGTCGCACGAAGCGGTAGAGCCCCGGACCATGACGGACGATCAAAACGGTGAACGCGTCGCGATCCCCCAGACGCGCCCGCCGGGTCAACACCTCATCGGGGAGCTGCTCGCCCTCCGCGACGTCGACCGACTGGTCCATCACGCCGCACGCAGCTCTGCTCGACCCCAGTCCGACCCGAGGGGGAAGCAACCGGCCGGTACCGGTCGCGGTAGGAACGGACGGGTCTGCTGAGGTCCAGCGGTCCCGGAGGCCGGTTCCACGCTCTGCCCTTCATCGGCGAGCCGGACCGTACCGGCCCAACGCAGCGCAGTCGATCACCACCGACACCCGCCAGCAACCCAGAACGCACCACCCACCACCCCGAGGGCGCACGACCGCGGTACCCGTACCCCACGGCAGGGGCAGAGCCCCGAGTACACGCCTCACGTGCGGATCCAGTCTGATCCTGTCGGGTCTGGTCGGGTCCTGTCGGTCCCACCGGGTTCGGCGGCGCGAAGCTCTGCTGGTCCAGTCGAATGCCGACGTTCATCGGCGGCTACGGCGTCCGCTCACGGCTCGGCACCCCGGTGTGATGCAGGTCACGTCGGATGGGCATGACGTTCCAGCACTCCAGCGCTCTACCTGAGTGACGAACCCGGTGGCACCGAGCCACCGGAGATCGACCGGACCACCGGGCACCTGCCAGCCGTCGCCGACGGATCCGCGGGTCGGGCCCGACGGGCCGGTGCGATCCGGTCGGGACGTCCACGCCGTGGCGCTGACCTCGCCGTCCCTCAACGAACTCTGGAGCGATCATGAGCGAAACCACCAAGACCACCACCCCGGGCACGGGTACCAACACCGGTGTGGCGTTGAAGTCCGGCCCGCTGGTCTCCAACCAGGGCACCACCTCCATCGCCGACACCGTGGTCTCCAAGATCGCCGGGATCGCGGCCAAGGACGTCTCCGGTGTCCACGCCCTGGGCGGCAGCGCCTCGCGCGCTGTCGGCGCCTTGCGCGAACGCATCCCCGGTGGCCGGGTCAACCACTCCCAGGGCGTGTCGGTGGAGGTCGGGGAGAGCCAGGCCGCGGTCGACGTCAACCTCATCGCCGAGTACGGCGTGGCCATCGCCGACCTGGCCTCCAGCGTGCGGCGCAACATCATCGCCTCGGTGGAGCGGATGACCGGCCTGCAGGTCACCGAGGTCAACATCTCCGTCGACGACATCCACCTGCCCGAGGACGACGAGAGGGACGACGACGGCAGGGGCGACGCTTCCGCAGCGCGCACCGTCCGCGTCCAGTGATGCTCGACCCCCGCACCACCGACGCCACGGACACCACCGACGCCACCGACGCCACCGACGCCACCGACGCCACCGACACCACGTCGGCTCCCGGACCCGCTGTCCCCGCGGGACCCGTCGCGGCGGGTGCCGGGGCGGATGGAGCAGGGGGTCGGACCCCGGTACCGCCGCGCAGCGACGACACCGCCACGACCGCCGACGAGGTGGCGGCGCTGGTGCTGGCGGTGCCGGGAGTGGTCAGCCTGCACCCGGGCCGGTTCGGGGAGGTCGCCACCTACCTGCCCGGCCGACGGGTGGCCGGGGTGAAGCTGAACGAGCACGTGGCCGAGGTGCACGTCGTCCTGGCCCACGGCGAAGCCATCCAGGCTGCGGCCCAAGCCATCCACGCCGTGGTCGCTGCTGTCGTGCAGGTCCCGGTGCAGGTCTTCGTCGAGGATCTCGCCACCGCGTGAGGGCAACCCCCCGAGGTTCTCCCCCACCCGTCCACGAGCACCCGCACCGAGCCCGCACGTCGTCTCCGTGAGCACCCCGCGGGTCCACCCGCGCGGTGCTGCGCCGGCCAAGACGCAGCAGCGCAGCGGGGTTCGTGGACACCGTGGCGCGATCGCCGTGATCGACCGCACCGCGGTCCCACCCCGCCCACCCGACGTCCCCCCATCCTCAGGGAGTTCCCGTGTCCTCCTCCACCGCCGGCGTCTTCGCCGGCCTGTTCCTGGCCCTCATCGCCGGCACCGCTGGTTTCGGCTGGTTCGTCTTGGCGCTGCTGTTCGCCGCCGTCGGGTACGTCCTCGGGGCCCACCTCGAGGGCAAGATCGACCTCACCGCCCTCCTGCCCGGTCGCAGCCGTGGCTGAGACCACCCCCCGGGAAACCGTCGCACACGACGCGTCCGCACCCGCAGCGCCAGCCGACGCCGGATCCCGCGGTGAGCTGCACCTGAGCGAACGCGCCGTGCAACGCCTGACCACCGCCGCCGCCCGCGAGGTCGACGGGGTCGCCGCCGCCGCCGACAGCAGCGGCAGCCTGGGCGCCCTGGGCAGTGCGCTGGGACGGGACTACCCCCGGGTGGACTGCGAGGTCGCCGGCAACCGGGTCCGCGCCAGCGTCCAGATCGCCACCGTGTGGCCGTACCCCGCCGCCCAGGTCGCGGCAGCCGTCAGGGACCACGTGCGGGACCGGCTCGCGGAGCTGGCCGACCTGCACGCCGACGCCGTGCACGTCAGCGTCGAGAAAGTCGTCCGCGCCAGCTCCACCGCCAGCACCTCGACTCGGAGGCGGGTCCAGTGACCACCACCCCCACCAACTCCCCGTCCAGGGGTCGGGCACCGATGCCGGCGGCGTCCCAGCGGACCGGCACCGGGCACATCGGCTGGATCGGCCCCGTGCTGGCCGTCCTGCTCCTGGCTCTGGCCGCAGTGCTGATCCACGAAGCACTGCTGGCCGCCGGCGCCTTCGCCAGCACCTCCTGGCTGGCCTGGACGGTGCAGTCCCTGCGGGGCTTCGCCCCCACCGCCTGGCTCATCCCCGTCGGGATCGTGTTGGCCTTGATCGGGGTGTGGCTGCTGGTCACCGCGCTTCGCCCCCGTACCCGCAACACCTTGCCGCTGACGTCCCGGACCGGGGTTTTCCTGCACACCCGCGACGTGGCCCGGCTGGCTTCTGGAGCCGCCCGTGACGTCGACGGCGTCCTGAGCGCTGCCTCCACCAGCACCCGCCGCGCCATCAGCGTCACCATCACCGCAACCGGCGACAGCACCGGTCAGATGACGCACCAGGTCCAGGCGGCCGTCGCCCGGGCCGTCGGTGCGCTGGCCAGCCCCCCGCGGGTCAAGGTCCGCACCCGCACCACCGGCACCAGCACCGGGAGCAGCTCCGACACCGCTGCTGACACCGGCGCTGGGACCACCCTCGGAGGAGAGCACCGATGAGCCGTTCCGTCCTGGGCCTGGACCGCGTCCTGGCCGTCCTGGCCGCACTCCTGCTCATCGTCGCCGGAGCCGCGACCGCGGCCTGGGGAGCCGGTGAACTGGACCGGGTGTGGGCCGCGTCCCCGCAGCGACTGAACCTGCAGACCGCCTCCGACGTGCTCGCCACCGCCTGGTGGCCGTGGGTCGCGGGCCTGGTCGGCGTCGTGCTGGCGGTGCTGGCGGTGTGGTGGCTGCTGGCGCACATCCCCCGCCGTGGAGTCCCCAGCCTGCCGCTGCCGGGTACCGCCCGCACCGGCCGGCTGAGCATCGCCCCCGACGCACCCGTCGAGGTCGCCGCCGACGTCCTGGCCGAGACCCCCGGCATCCGCTCCGCGCGCGGTCGGGTGCTGCGTGATCGCGGCCGTCTGGTCGTGGCCCTGGACGCCACCGTCGAACCGGACGCCGACCTCCTCGACGTGGTCGCCGCTACCGACACCGTCAGCGCTCAACTGGCCGAGGTCCTGGGCCGTGACGATGCCCGTGCACGGGTCCGGCTGCGGGTGGCACGCCACGCCCGTCACCAGACCCGCGTCCACTGACACCTTCCCCACCCGCCATCCACGTCTCCACCTCCTCTGTCCTCGCCACCTGCGTCCCCGTCACCTGTGGCCACGGCCTCACGTCACGCAGCTGCTGGTTCGATCGTGTGCTGGACCGTCACCGGCAACTGGACTGAGCAGTTCTCGCACGAGGGCCACCCTCCTGAGCCTCGCGACGGGAGCCGCGAGGCTGGCCGCCGGTACCGGCCAGAACGCACCACCTGCCTCCTCAGGCGGACAGGGCCGGAGTCGGGCACGATCGAGTTGTCGGGTGCTCGCGCTCAGCAGGACGGATCCGTGCTTCCCCAGGATCCGGTGGGGCGGCGTTCGACAACGTGACGAGCAGTTGATCAGCACCACCGCTGTGTCTGTCCACGGGTCTTCGTCCCGGGCACTGCGCGAGGACGCGCCGCCCGGTGCTCCTCTGAACGCCCGCGAGGAGACCAGTGACGACCATGCCCCTGACGACGGCCACACCCATGACCGAGTCCGTGTCCGACCCGGTACAGCCGCCGCCCGTACGGGCGCGCCGCAGCACCCCGTACGCGATGCTCACCGCAGCCGTGCAGGAGGCCGGCCTCATGCGGCGCCGGACCGGGCACTACTGGTGGCGCATCGTCTTCACGACCGTCGCGTTCCTCACCGTCGTC harbors:
- a CDS encoding PP2C family protein-serine/threonine phosphatase codes for the protein MGQVDLPAVAHDFPAAVLVVDIAADQVVFGNDLARQLAPDLSLPVSVEDWSRAAGLQVASGGPLGQSSTPLSQVAAGDPESGRQVSAALRSDAAQAREALWAIGVPLRDAPPPLRTRSLLVLMPLRFPDAVADVQAAAAAGRAHRSVLSSGLAMTVSDPTVEGDPLVWVSPTFTQLTGYTPTEAVGRELLFWTGPDTDAHVLARLRDGLRPTSPAAPPLEVTADETVSETVLAYRHDGSAFYNHLTISPVLDDDGATTHRVSVHSDVTAQVLAARERDRERRAAREQVESARQAQAAAEDAGRFGHLLLTLSEALTATTTVAEVAATIAEVVVVELGAAGSGLLLADPARTRLDFVTLNDMPAGTDTAWSRISWNEDAPLALAVRQRHPVFYRDDAALRAAHPAIVAHAEVPAMGASANLPLVSAGEVIGAVFLFWDRPQDLNAQQQAALQALARYTAQAVQRAVLAAERRTAAEVLQRSLLTRLPEPDHLELRSRYVPASAGEHVGGDWYDAVLQPDGATMLVIGDVTGHDMAAAAHMGQMRGLLRAFAYDRNEPPTQVVTRLDRTLAGLGIEGLATLIVARIEQVPADTAQAGAAGGAGVRRLRWTNAGHPPPLLLLADGSTQVLTSEPEILIGLLPDAVRSDHLVALPPASTLLLYTDGLIEHRGRSLEDGVNDLRRVLSACRDHTVQELLDRVVVELVGDSPEDDCAILAVRAHPEDRPRPVEAGPPGLT
- a CDS encoding RNA polymerase sigma factor, which codes for MDQSVDVAEGEQLPDEVLTRRARLGDRDAFTVLIVRHGPGLYRFVRRLVHNSADADDCTQEVIISAWRAITSFRQEATFRTWLYVLARRQVLKTVGASTATADRPGAAAPARAGDHHGAAVSDDATTQGPAGAPGSTAAPSAAGGASESATQDSRVLASPAPGSRPPAVGPITSGVPGRTSSYSSADSAGRRPVVSLETVGGDIRDGHSGPEAENIEEGLLAALGGALALLPERQRSVWLLREVEGLSYSEIGIVVNEPISTVRGLLERARTTVAAAMQTWR
- a CDS encoding DUF6286 domain-containing protein, coding for MPAASQRTGTGHIGWIGPVLAVLLLALAAVLIHEALLAAGAFASTSWLAWTVQSLRGFAPTAWLIPVGIVLALIGVWLLVTALRPRTRNTLPLTSRTGVFLHTRDVARLASGAARDVDGVLSAASTSTRRAISVTITATGDSTGQMTHQVQAAVARAVGALASPPRVKVRTRTTGTSTGSSSDTAADTGAGTTLGGEHR
- a CDS encoding Asp23/Gls24 family envelope stress response protein, giving the protein MSETTKTTTPGTGTNTGVALKSGPLVSNQGTTSIADTVVSKIAGIAAKDVSGVHALGGSASRAVGALRERIPGGRVNHSQGVSVEVGESQAAVDVNLIAEYGVAIADLASSVRRNIIASVERMTGLQVTEVNISVDDIHLPEDDERDDDGRGDASAARTVRVQ
- a CDS encoding Asp23/Gls24 family envelope stress response protein; translated protein: MAETTPRETVAHDASAPAAPADAGSRGELHLSERAVQRLTTAAAREVDGVAAAADSSGSLGALGSALGRDYPRVDCEVAGNRVRASVQIATVWPYPAAQVAAAVRDHVRDRLAELADLHADAVHVSVEKVVRASSTASTSTRRRVQ
- a CDS encoding DUF2273 domain-containing protein, yielding MSSSTAGVFAGLFLALIAGTAGFGWFVLALLFAAVGYVLGAHLEGKIDLTALLPGRSRG